One genomic segment of uncultured Tolumonas sp. includes these proteins:
- the gppA gene encoding guanosine-5'-triphosphate,3'-diphosphate diphosphatase, which translates to MDQSPLYAAIDLGSNSFHMLVVREVAGAIRTVAKVKRKVRLAAGLDNEHNLSLEAMARGWDCLRLFAEQLQDVPRENIRVVGTATLRLARNVDSFLQIAEQVLGHKIEIISGEDEARTIYQGVSWTSSGEGNRLVIDIGGASTELVIGESNDAKLLNSLHMGCVTWIKRYFADGLLNEANFTAAIEAAKVVLQDVAEDYRALGWLSCVGASGTVQALQEIMIAQGRSERVTLAKLYELKAQAITCGHLDMLVLQGLMPERLSVFPSGLAILIAIFEMLQIENMTLAGGALREGLIYGMIGKRRSCDVRERAADSLITRYQMDRIQAERVRDAALYAFQQVQKEWHLSEQYGRPMLRWAAMLHELGLCIEYKKAPQHAAYIIDNIDMPGFTPAQKQLLSALVYNQRDGFKLEVLEKQNAVSLRQATRLARLLRFAIILCMRRTEGSVPKFGIEAKDEQLILRLPLGWLNEHYLRASELQLEADRQTAMGWPTSIEESDI; encoded by the coding sequence GTGGATCAATCTCCATTATATGCTGCAATTGATCTTGGCTCGAATAGCTTCCACATGCTGGTGGTGCGGGAAGTGGCTGGCGCCATCCGCACGGTGGCCAAGGTCAAACGTAAAGTGCGTCTGGCTGCCGGACTGGATAATGAACACAATTTGAGCCTTGAGGCGATGGCGCGGGGCTGGGATTGTCTGCGCTTGTTCGCCGAACAGTTGCAGGATGTGCCGCGTGAGAATATCCGGGTGGTTGGCACCGCGACTTTGCGTTTAGCGCGGAATGTTGATTCGTTCCTGCAGATCGCCGAACAGGTGTTGGGACATAAAATCGAGATCATTTCCGGCGAAGATGAAGCCCGTACCATTTACCAAGGTGTCTCTTGGACGTCGAGTGGGGAAGGCAATCGTCTGGTCATTGATATCGGTGGTGCCAGCACGGAGTTGGTGATTGGCGAAAGTAATGATGCCAAGTTGCTGAACAGTCTGCATATGGGCTGTGTTACTTGGATCAAACGCTATTTTGCCGATGGCCTGCTGAACGAAGCCAATTTTACCGCGGCTATCGAGGCGGCTAAAGTGGTTCTGCAAGACGTTGCTGAGGATTATCGTGCGCTGGGTTGGTTAAGTTGCGTGGGTGCATCTGGTACCGTACAGGCGTTGCAGGAGATCATGATTGCACAGGGGCGCAGTGAACGCGTTACGTTGGCAAAATTATATGAGCTGAAAGCGCAAGCGATCACCTGTGGCCATCTCGATATGCTGGTGTTGCAAGGCTTAATGCCGGAGCGACTCAGTGTTTTCCCGTCTGGGTTGGCGATCCTGATTGCTATCTTTGAAATGCTGCAAATTGAAAACATGACGCTGGCGGGTGGTGCGCTACGTGAAGGTTTGATTTACGGCATGATCGGCAAGCGCCGTAGTTGTGATGTGCGTGAACGGGCTGCTGACAGCTTGATCACCCGTTATCAGATGGATCGTATTCAGGCTGAACGAGTACGTGATGCTGCATTGTATGCTTTCCAGCAAGTACAGAAAGAGTGGCATCTGAGCGAACAGTATGGGCGTCCGATGTTGCGTTGGGCGGCGATGTTGCATGAGCTGGGGCTTTGTATCGAGTATAAAAAAGCACCGCAGCATGCAGCCTATATCATTGATAATATTGATATGCCAGGGTTTACTCCAGCACAGAAGCAGTTATTGTCTGCGCTGGTCTATAACCAGCGCGATGGCTTTAAACTGGAAGTGCTGGAGAAACAGAATGCGGTTTCTTTGCGTCAGGCAACCCGACTTGCTCGTTTGCTGCGTTTTGCGATCATTCTTTGTATGCGGCGTACTGAAGGTTCCGTACCTAAATTTGGTATCGAAGCAAAAGATGAACAGCTGATTTTACGTTTGCCGCTGGGTTGGTTGAATGAACACTACCTGCGAGCGTCGGAATTGCAGCTGGAAGCTGATCGTCAGACCGCGATGGGCTGGCCTACCTCAATTGAAGAATCAGATATCTGA
- the rhlB gene encoding ATP-dependent RNA helicase RhlB, translating to MSKTHLTEIKFAELGLEPQVLAGLEAKGFHNCTPIQAETIPLLLTGKNIAGQAQTGTGKTIAFLAGTFNYLLTHPASAERRKNQPRVLIMAPTRELAVQIYNDAVPMAESCGFKMGLGYGGDGYDKQLAVLQEGVDLLIGTTGRLIDYLKQGIIDLGAIQVVVLDEADRMFDLGFIKDIRYLFRRMPPPVQRLNMLFSATLSLRVQELAYEHMNEPQHIQIEPEQMTGQRIKEELFYPSNEDKLLLLLTLMEEDWPEKAIVFANTKHGCEDVHAWLQADGHRVGMLTGDVPQKKRLKILEDFTAGHLDVLVATDVAARGLHIPDVSHVFNYDLPDDAEDYVHRIGRTGRAGRSGHAISFACEDYAFNLPDIEEYTRHPIPVSKYDPSALLDDVTPPKRVIRHRLPVNRNMRDRQPAGRRRPGNKS from the coding sequence ATGAGCAAAACACATCTTACAGAGATCAAATTCGCTGAACTCGGACTGGAACCACAAGTTCTGGCCGGTCTGGAAGCTAAAGGCTTTCATAATTGCACGCCGATTCAGGCAGAAACGATACCGCTATTGCTGACCGGGAAAAATATTGCAGGTCAGGCACAAACCGGTACTGGTAAAACCATCGCCTTCCTCGCGGGTACCTTTAACTACTTGCTGACACACCCAGCCAGCGCTGAGCGTCGTAAAAATCAGCCACGCGTGCTGATCATGGCTCCAACCCGTGAGCTGGCCGTACAAATTTATAATGATGCCGTGCCGATGGCCGAAAGCTGCGGTTTTAAAATGGGCTTGGGTTACGGTGGCGATGGTTACGATAAACAACTTGCTGTATTGCAGGAAGGTGTTGATCTGTTGATCGGGACCACCGGCCGTCTTATCGATTATCTGAAGCAAGGTATCATCGATCTGGGCGCAATTCAGGTGGTGGTATTGGATGAAGCTGATCGTATGTTTGATCTGGGCTTTATCAAAGATATCCGTTACCTGTTCCGTCGTATGCCGCCACCAGTACAACGGTTGAATATGTTGTTCTCTGCCACACTGTCGCTGCGCGTACAGGAGTTGGCTTACGAGCATATGAATGAACCACAGCATATTCAGATCGAACCGGAACAAATGACCGGTCAACGCATCAAAGAAGAGTTGTTCTATCCATCTAACGAAGACAAATTGTTGTTATTACTGACGTTGATGGAAGAAGATTGGCCAGAAAAAGCGATCGTTTTTGCTAACACCAAACATGGTTGTGAAGATGTTCACGCTTGGTTGCAGGCGGATGGTCATCGTGTTGGTATGTTGACGGGTGATGTGCCGCAGAAAAAACGCCTGAAAATCCTGGAAGATTTTACCGCCGGGCATTTGGATGTGTTAGTCGCTACTGACGTGGCGGCTCGCGGTTTGCACATTCCTGATGTGAGTCATGTCTTCAACTATGATTTACCCGACGATGCAGAAGATTATGTGCATCGCATTGGTCGTACTGGCCGTGCTGGCCGCAGTGGACATGCGATCAGTTTTGCTTGTGAAGATTACGCGTTTAATTTGCCGGATATCGAAGAATATACCCGTCATCCGATCCCAGTTAGTAAGTATGATCCAAGCGCACTGCTGGATGATGTGACGCCTCCAAAACGCGTGATCCGTCATCGTCTGCCAGTGAATCGTAACATGCGTGATCGCCAGCCTGCTGGCCGTCGTCGCCCGGGTAATAAATCTTAA
- the trxA gene encoding thioredoxin TrxA yields the protein MSDKIVHVTDASFESDVVNASTPVLVDFWAEWCGPCKMIAPILDEVAGEYAGKVTVAKLNIDQNSGTPPKFGIRGIPTLLLFKNGAVAATKVGALSKTQLKEFLDANI from the coding sequence ATGAGCGACAAAATTGTACACGTGACCGATGCCAGTTTCGAAAGTGATGTAGTAAACGCCTCTACCCCAGTTTTAGTTGATTTTTGGGCTGAATGGTGTGGTCCATGCAAAATGATTGCCCCAATCCTAGACGAAGTAGCTGGCGAATACGCCGGTAAAGTGACTGTTGCCAAACTGAACATCGATCAGAACTCTGGTACTCCACCAAAATTTGGGATCCGCGGCATTCCAACTCTGCTGCTGTTCAAAAACGGTGCTGTCGCTGCCACTAAGGTTGGCGCACTGTCTAAGACTCAGTTGAAAGAGTTTCTTGACGCAAATATCTAA
- the rho gene encoding transcription termination factor Rho, translated as MNLTELKNTAVSELVHLGESMGLENLARLHKKDIIFAILKAHAKSGEDIFGDGVLEILQDGFGFLRSADSSYLAGPDDIYVSPSQVRRFNLRTGDTISGKIRPPKEGERYFALLKVDTVNYDRPENARNKILFENLTPLHPTKRLRLERGNGSTEDITARILDLASPIGKGQRGLIVAPPKAGKTILLQNIAQSITNNHPECELIVLLIDERPEEVTEMQRMVKGEVVASTFDEPATRHVQVAEMVIEKAKRLVEHKKDVVILLDSITRLARAYNTVIPSSGKVLTGGVDANALHRPKRFFGAARNVEEGGSLTIIATALVDTGSKMDEVIYEEFKGTGNMELHLSRKIAEKRVYPAIDITRSGTRREELLTAQDELQKMWILRKFVHPMGEIDAMEFMIDKLSMTKTNDEFFEAMKRQQK; from the coding sequence ATGAATCTAACTGAACTAAAGAATACAGCAGTCTCTGAACTGGTACATCTGGGCGAATCTATGGGCCTGGAAAATCTGGCCCGTCTGCATAAAAAAGATATCATTTTTGCCATTCTCAAAGCCCACGCGAAAAGCGGGGAAGACATCTTTGGTGATGGCGTGCTGGAAATTTTGCAGGATGGCTTTGGTTTCCTGCGTTCCGCTGATAGTTCTTATCTTGCAGGTCCGGATGACATTTATGTCTCTCCAAGCCAAGTACGTCGTTTCAACTTACGTACCGGCGACACCATTTCCGGTAAAATTCGTCCGCCAAAAGAAGGTGAACGTTATTTTGCATTGCTGAAAGTTGACACCGTCAACTATGACCGCCCGGAAAATGCACGTAATAAAATTCTGTTTGAAAACTTAACCCCGCTGCATCCAACCAAACGCCTGCGTTTGGAACGTGGTAACGGCTCAACAGAAGATATTACCGCGCGTATCCTTGATTTGGCATCGCCAATTGGCAAAGGCCAGCGTGGTCTGATCGTGGCACCACCAAAAGCCGGTAAAACTATTCTGCTGCAAAATATTGCGCAGAGTATTACCAATAATCACCCAGAATGTGAATTGATCGTACTTCTGATCGATGAACGTCCTGAAGAAGTAACCGAAATGCAACGCATGGTAAAAGGTGAAGTGGTTGCTTCTACCTTTGATGAACCAGCAACGCGTCACGTTCAGGTTGCTGAAATGGTTATCGAAAAAGCCAAGCGTCTGGTTGAACACAAAAAAGACGTGGTGATCCTGCTCGACTCAATCACTCGTCTGGCTCGTGCTTACAACACCGTGATCCCATCATCAGGTAAAGTGCTGACCGGTGGTGTAGATGCCAATGCTCTGCATCGTCCAAAACGCTTCTTTGGTGCTGCGCGTAACGTGGAAGAAGGTGGTTCATTGACCATCATCGCGACTGCGTTAGTTGATACCGGCTCGAAGATGGATGAAGTGATCTACGAAGAGTTCAAAGGCACCGGTAACATGGAACTGCATTTGTCTCGTAAGATTGCAGAGAAACGTGTTTACCCGGCAATTGATATCACCCGTTCGGGTACTCGTCGTGAAGAGTTGCTGACAGCGCAAGATGAACTGCAGAAAATGTGGATTTTGCGTAAATTCGTTCATCCAATGGGCGAAATCGACGCAATGGAATTCATGATCGACAAACTGTCGATGACTAAAACCAACGATGAATTCTTTGAAGCGATGAAGCGTCAACAGAAATAA
- a CDS encoding CYTH domain-containing protein, with protein sequence MSNEVELKFLVTEDVFSHLELVLNSLKVTERQDQQLENIYFDTPEQALRGLDCGLRIRTFRGLHEQTIKMAGQAIGGLHQRPEYTLPCNNNWPDLRAFPSSIWPADTNVGLIQQSLVTLFRTDFHRRTWKVAFADDSLIEVAYDIGFIDANGQQEAINEVELEIISGSVEHLFALAKLLVTRPGWQLGCASKAQRGYRLAGLSAEPDVRRMGFVPITPEQTVEQGLITALEFSLRHWQFHEQLYMQQPSIGALLQLRSAASLILHTRLLYTEVYAALTPIDWEDDLQWLIEQLSWLDEALVLQRMQFEYRQMLKDAPCQHELTSEIARHEQLLPTIEQTQALFLSVRYCQTLLKLSAWLALYKVEKPDTPGLTQPIHSLAVLSLENSWQELLSLSKLGEALDHESYQRLREMLRHNLQVGVCFAALFDSERQQGFRLPWLNMLGRLSDLEHIEWIFGAANCMACPHQQELNSWLQQELRPRLIELDQIRQRGIGMQPYWEIGDVN encoded by the coding sequence ACATCTGGAACTGGTGCTGAATTCACTTAAAGTTACTGAACGGCAGGATCAGCAATTAGAAAATATCTATTTTGATACACCGGAGCAAGCACTCCGCGGGCTTGATTGTGGTTTGCGGATCCGAACTTTTCGTGGCCTGCATGAGCAGACGATCAAAATGGCGGGCCAAGCGATAGGCGGTTTACATCAGCGGCCGGAATATACCTTACCCTGTAATAATAATTGGCCTGATCTGCGTGCGTTCCCTTCTTCTATCTGGCCTGCAGATACTAATGTTGGCTTGATTCAGCAATCGCTGGTGACCTTATTTCGGACCGATTTTCATCGTAGAACCTGGAAAGTGGCATTTGCCGATGATTCGCTGATTGAAGTCGCGTATGACATTGGTTTTATTGATGCGAATGGTCAACAGGAAGCCATTAATGAAGTGGAACTGGAAATTATTTCCGGTTCAGTTGAGCATTTATTCGCATTGGCGAAATTGTTAGTGACGCGACCTGGTTGGCAGCTGGGGTGTGCTTCCAAGGCGCAGCGGGGTTATCGACTGGCGGGCCTGAGTGCGGAGCCTGATGTTCGCAGGATGGGTTTCGTGCCGATAACACCGGAGCAAACGGTGGAGCAGGGGTTGATCACAGCCTTAGAGTTTTCCCTGCGGCATTGGCAATTTCACGAACAACTTTATATGCAACAGCCTTCTATTGGCGCGTTGTTGCAACTGCGTAGTGCTGCTTCACTGATCCTACATACTCGGTTGTTATATACCGAAGTTTATGCGGCATTAACCCCAATTGACTGGGAAGATGATCTGCAGTGGCTGATAGAACAATTGTCTTGGCTGGATGAAGCGTTGGTATTACAACGCATGCAGTTTGAATATCGACAGATGTTAAAAGATGCACCATGTCAGCATGAGCTCACCAGTGAAATTGCACGTCATGAACAACTATTACCGACGATTGAACAGACACAGGCATTGTTTTTATCCGTACGTTATTGCCAGACACTCTTAAAATTATCCGCGTGGTTGGCTCTGTATAAAGTGGAAAAACCAGATACGCCAGGGTTAACACAACCTATTCATTCGCTAGCTGTTCTGTCTTTGGAAAATAGTTGGCAGGAATTACTGTCACTCTCCAAACTTGGTGAAGCGTTAGATCATGAAAGCTATCAGCGATTACGTGAAATGTTACGCCATAACCTTCAGGTTGGTGTCTGTTTTGCTGCACTGTTTGACAGTGAACGCCAGCAAGGTTTTCGTTTACCTTGGTTAAATATGTTGGGGCGACTGTCAGATCTGGAACATATTGAGTGGATATTCGGTGCCGCTAATTGTATGGCTTGCCCGCATCAGCAGGAATTAAATAGCTGGCTACAGCAGGAATTAAGACCGCGACTGATTGAGCTGGATCAGATCCGTCAACGTGGAATTGGTATGCAGCCATATTGGGAAATAGGTGACGTCAATTAA